The Balneolaceae bacterium sequence GTAATCCGGCAATAATGGATACAGCTCCGATATCAGTCAGATCAATATCATTGATACTGAATGATCCCCTGTCCTCTGGTACCATCATCAAAAAGTTGCCTCCAAATGTCATAGTTGTGTACTCCTGTAGATTTGAAGCCTGCTCGAACGACATCGTACTGTTTCTGAGATATACACTGGTACTGCCTGTTAATGGCTTCACATTAGAACCACCTTGATCTGTATAACTCGCAGACAAAATCAGCAACCCATTTGGTGTGGCTTGCTTGCCAAGAGTGGGCTCAATAGTCCCTTCAGCCGGCAGTGATTGATTTTCAGCCTGCTCATCGTTTAAAGCCTGAATCCACTCTACAATCATCTCCGCATCTTCTTCACTCAGGTTTACATGTCCCGGCATCACGGTTTCACCCCAAACGCCTGAACCGCCGTTTATGATTTTATTGACGAGATGTGAAGTTACATCAGAGGAATCTTCGTAAAAATCAGCGACCGCAGTATACGACGGGCCAATCGATTCCGAATCAATACCGTGGCATGCCTGGCAATTCAGGTTTTCAATCATGGTCCGGGCGGTATTTACATCAGCCATCACCTGGTGACCCTGATCAGCCTGAACCATGTCGCTCCCCTCAATATAATCGGCCGAAACATAGAGGTTAGACAGATCTTCTGAGGCCTCCGGATCATCCGGATCGTTAACACTGACTGAATAAGAAACAGGTGTATCAGGGAAGTAGAATGTGCTGTTTCCTTCAATTTCTATATCAACTAAAGGAGCAGCATTCCCGGCATATACGGAAACAGGTTGACCGACACCTGAAAGTCCGTGTGGATCACGCACTTCTACAGATATGCTATAATCGCCAACCTCATTATATGTTGCCTCTGCTTGAGGCTCGCTTGTTTCTGCGGTCTCTCCATTTCCAAAATTCCATACATAGGTTAATTCTGTGTCTTCAGGATCGGCTGCATCAGCTGAGACATTTACGGTGAGAGGCAATGTACCTGAACTCTTATCCACAATTATATCGCGGACAACCGGCGGCCGGTTTCCGGCATTAAAATCTATTCTCGACAGGCCTGCATCGGGATTTTTGGTGAACCATCCGCTGCCGTATTCAAGCAGGTAGAGTCGTCCATCGGGCCCAAGCTCCATATCAATCAGTGAATTCAGTTCAGTGCCGGGCATAAACGGTTCCATTTTCGAGAAATCGCCGTTCGGCCACATGGTTACGGCTTTTATCCAGCCGCGAACCCAATCATAAATAAATAGTTTTCCATCATAATAATCCGGCAGTCGGGTCTCTTCGGGGTACATATCCGCATAATAAACCGGACCGGCCATCGCGTTTCGTCCGCCCGATCCCATATCTCCAAATTCGGAAGACGTACCGTACGGATACCAGATAAATGCCGGTTGAGCCGGTGGGAGTTCTTGCCTTCCGGTATTTGCTTCATAATCATTCACGGGATTTTCAGGGTCAAATGGATCTGCTGATTCGCCAGTGGCGTAATCAAACCGTACGTACGGATAATTATCCCCGACAAACATGGGCCAGCCAAAATTCCCGGCTTCACGAGCCTGGTTGATTTCATCGTAACCTTTCGGGCCCCGGGTTTGAAGGCTGTCATTATTGGCGTCCGGACCCACTTCACCCCAATAGAGATCGTTTGTTTTTTGGTCTACAGATATTCGATATGGATTCCGGTTCCCCTGCACATAAATTTCGGGTCGTGTTCCCTCCTGCCCTTCGGGATAAAGATTTCCTTCCGGGATTTCGTAACTGCCGTCTTCATTGACCCGAATTCGGAGAATTTTTCCGCGCAGGTCATTCGGATTTCCGGATGATCTCATCGCATTGTACTGCTCATATCCCTCTCGTTGATCAAGCGGAGCAAATCCATTGTTTACATACTGACTATTCTGTTGGTTAAACGGAGTAGAATTATCACCGGTTGAGACATACAGAAGACCGTCACTATCAAACGCAATGGAACCGCCTGTATGGCAACAGATATGCCGCTGGGAATAAAATTCGAGAACCGTGGTTTCCGATTCCATGTCCAGCTTTCCACCGTCAAACACAAATCTTGAAAGGCGATTGACAGAAGTATCAGCGGGACTGTAAAACACAAATACATGATTGTTTTCCTCAAAATTCGGATCGGCCTGGATTCCCATCAGGCCTTCTTCAGCATTCACACCTTCGGCATCGCTTTGATGATATACATCCAGGTACCCGGCCCTGCTAACTGTTGAATCTTCATTACTGAAAAACAGAATTTCACCGCGGCGTTGGGCAATCAAAACATCCAGGTTAGGCAGAACGGTCATCTCGGTCGGCTCATAAAATTCACCCTGAACCAGTTGAGTTTTGGTAAATCGGTTTTCATCCGGAACGCGTTCCGTTTTGGCTTCATCGAAGTCTAATAGTTCATTCTCTCCAATAGCATATTGAATTCCCGCCTGAAGATGCTGCAAGAACAGATCTTCGGTGAACGATTCACTGGTATGGCCCAGTCCGGTGTAGAATACACGGCCACCGTCATAATTATGATACCAGGCAATCGGGTGAAATCCCATATCGGCTCCCCCCTGGTAGCTGTCTTCATCAAGCGAGAGAAGCACATTTACGTCTTCATTGAAATCCTTATAGCTGTACCATTCATCCGTTCGGTTCCACTCCTCCGGTAAAAATTCTGTAGATGAGTGAGTGGCATCTTCAACATGAACAGTTCCCTCCTGCACATTGGGATGCGGATCGTTAATTCCGGGATGGTCCAGGAAATATCCGCCAACCATTTTGCCATACCAACCCCAGTGATATTCTGTATCCGCTGCGGCGTGAATTCCAACATATCCGCCGCCGGACTGGATATATCGTTCAAAATCGGCTTCCTGGTAGTGATTCAAAACATCGCCGGTAGTGCTAAGAAAAATCACTGCTGAATATTGGGCAAGAGAATCTTCCGTAAACATATTGGCATTGGTTGTGGTATCCACCTCAAAGCCATTTTCGACACCCAGTTGCCGGATGGCCTGGATTCCCGCCGGAATGGATTGATGGTGGAAACCGGCTGTTTTACTAAAAACAAGAATTTTCGGGTCGCCCGGCCGTTCGTTTGAGCATGCCTGAAACAGAATAAGAGCAATGGCCATCAGGCAGATGGCCTGAACAGATCGTACATAAAACTTCATGAAAATCAATTAGTTAAATAGAGAGATTGCAAATTGGTAAATATCGGAGTTTGTTTCACTAACAAACAATCATGTATATACGCTATTTATCTCAATGAATAAAATGCATTTGAAATTTTTACAGATTTTTGAATTTCAGCAAGAATTACTCCGCAAGAGCACTAATTTTAGCTATTATCTCAGCAATTTTCTCTTCATCAACTTTTATGATATCGGGGAGTGATTCATTTGCTCTTTCAAGCGGATATCCCATCACCTGGCTGAGCCACGGAGAGTTCATCCATTCCGGCAGTTCGCTTATCAACAATTCCCTGGTTTCTTTGTTGGCAATAAGGATTGCGAGAGTTTCATCTGCATGGATAGAACCGGATTCTCCGACCTCAATTGTACTCAATTTGGCATCTATCTCATTTAAGGTTTGAGGCGGCAATTGATCCGGGTACGTTTCTGCCAGATCTGTAAGGGATGCACTCCCATATTGATTCCAGGCAACCCCCGTAATCATGTCGGGAATATAATTTTCCAGAACGGAGCGGGCTTGATCATTTTTCATCAACTCTTCCAACGGTGTTGATACATTCAAAGCATTGACCAGATCAGAGGCCAGCTTACCGGCGGGATATGAAAAGTGATATCTGCCGGAACCTACTTCAACCTCAACACTGTTTTCACGCTCAGATATATTCACCACTCCATCTGTTTCACGATGTAAACTCTCGCCACTTTCAGCAACCTGCTGCATACCGGCATTGGGCAGTACAATGTACGCTTTCGTATTCACCGGAATCTCAACGATAAATTCAAAATTTTCCTGGTTCAGGTTCCACGATGATTCGATCTCTCCATACATAGTTTGCAAAACACCTTTTGCATGGGTCAGTTTTCCACCTATGACGGGTTGAATGGAAATCTCTTTATACCCGGCGGTTTTCTGATCAATCCCGGCTACCGATTTGTAGAGCCACTCGCCGATTGCACCGTAGGCATAGTGATTAAATGAGTTCATTCCCGGGTTTTGAAAAGTACTATCGGGTTTGATACCGTCCCATCGTTCCCAAATGGTTGTGGCACCTCTCGTTACCGGGTAGAGCCACGACGGATACTCTTTGCGGAGCATTAATTCGTAGGCCTGATCTGCGTGTCCGTACTGAGTTAAAATCGGGTTGAGATGAGGTGTCCCCAGGAAACCGGTCGTCAGATGCCCTCTCTCATTAATTCTTGAAACCAGGTATTCGGCAGCGTTCGATTCCATCTCATCAGTCAGAAGGTTGAATTGAAGAGCAAGCAGATAAGCGGTTTGTGTGTTCGACATGATCCGCCCGCTCGAGGTCATATATTCATGCTGAAAGGCTTCCTTAATATTTTCAAAAAGTGATTCATATTCCCGGGCATCTTCATCTTTTCCGAGAATCCGGGCCGACCGGGCCAGCAGATCCGTAGAATGGGCAAAAAATGCGGTTGAAATCAGAGCTTTATCCGTATAAGCACCGGGATAGTCGGAGGCTGTGCTGTTGAACGAGAGCCAGTCGCCAAATGTAAAGTTATTATTCCACAGGTAGGTCGTTTCATCCATCGCGGAACGTTTTTTCATGAAATCAACCCAGCCTTTCATGCTTTCGTACTGTGTCTCAAGAATCTGTTCATCTCCATAAGCCTGGTAAACAGCCCATGGAACAATCACACTCGCATCGCCCCAACCGGAAGCTCCGGCTGCCTGTTCTCCCAATACATTTGGAACTACATAAGGTACGCTTCCATCCTCATTCTGATCAGCTTCCACATCACGCAACCATTTTGTGAGAAATCCTGAAGCATCCATATTTAAACAAGAAGTTGAAGCAAACACCTGGATATCTCCGGTCCAGCCGAGGCGTTCATCCCGCTGCGGACAATCGGTTGGAATGTCCAGAAAATTGCCTTTTTGCCCCCACACAATATTATGCTGAAGCTGATTGATGAGCGGATTGGAAGTTTGAAAGTGACCGGTCGGTTCCATATCAGAATGCAGAACTACCGCTGTTAAATCGTCCAGCGTGAGCTCGCCCGGATAGCCTTCCACTTTCACATATCGAAATCCCTGGAAGGTAAATGTTGGCTCCCAAACTTCAACCCCATCACCTTTCATAATGTAGGTGTTGAGCTGTTCAGCAGCCCGGATATTTGCCATGTAAAAATTTCCGTCCTTGTCGAGAACTTCCGCATGTTCAAGTGCAATTTCCGTTCCGCGTGGCCCTTCAGCTTTGATTTGAACCCAGCCAACCAAATTCTGACCGAAGTCCACCACAGTGTCCCCTTCCGGAGTTTCCAAAATTTCGATGGGTTTTAAGCTCTGAATTTTTCGAACCGGCGGCGCTTCGGGAGCTACCAGGTGATCTTTTCGGTGATTAGCAATTTGTACCATCGACCAGTCGCTGTCATCATAATCTGATTGCGTCCATCCCTCTTTTTCAAGTCGGGCATCATAGGTTTCACCATTATAAATATCTGATTTCAGGATCGGTCCCGTGGACGATCTCCAGCTTTCATCCGTTCCAATCACTTCGGTGGAACCATCCTCATACGTCACTTCAATTTGTGCGAGAACTCCCAATGTTTTGCCATAATGATTTCTGGCATCTCCCCAGGCCAGAAAACCGCGATACCAGCCATCACCTACCATTACACCAACAGCATTTTCACCGGTGTTCAACAGCTCAGTAACATCATAGGTTTGATACTGCAGCCTGTTATGATAGCTCGTCCAGCCGGGTGCAAATTCCTGGTTCCCCACTTTCTCGCCGTTGATTAGCATTTCATAAACACCATGGCTCGTTACGTATACCCGTGCTCTTGCAATATCTCCATTCAGTTCAAACTCATTTCGAAACATCGGGCTTGGAGGTGAAATTGTAGAATCCTGCTCAAAACCCGGTTCAATCCACTCAGTTTGCCAATCGCTTTCATTCAATAATCCCATCTCCCAAAACGCCGGTTCACTCCAGTCAGATTGGTTCCCGTGATTGTCCCAAATCCGGGTTCGCCAGTAATATCTTTTACGCGATTCCAGTTCAGGCCCCTCATACGAAATATGAATGGATTGGTCAGATTCCATCTTTCCCGTATCCCAAATAATATCAGTAAAATCAGAACTATTGGATACCTGAACTTGATAAATTGTTTGATGCGTATTTCGCTGATCGCTCTCAATTTTCCAAGACAAACGAGGATTGGAATCGTCAATCCCGACTGGATTTGTGAAGTATTCCACAGTTAAATCTTGAACTGCAACTCCATTCGCATTCTGGGCAAAAAGAATAGCTGAAGTGAAACTGTGCTGAAGTAAAAATGACAGCAAAATAAAACTGACGCCAAATCGAATCACACTCATTTTCATTATGGTAGATTTAGAAGGCTTTGCAAAACCGTGGTTATTCGTCAATCTGAACTCGATTCAGATTCTCCATTCGTCTTTATAGCCAGTATCTGGAGATCCTGAATCAAGTTCAGGATGACGGTCAGAGTTTTGTAAAGCCTTAATTTAAATTTCTGGTTGTAGTAAAAAATCATGAACATTTGTTCATATTTGAATAATTGCTGATTTTAAGTTATTAAAGCATCTGCAAAAATCAACAGTATTTTTAGTATTTAGTTACATTAAAAAATTGAAATAAGCGAACTACTATGCCCCGAGCAAAAGATCCAATTGATGTGCGTCTGATTAGTAAAATTAGTTCCATGTATTACGAACAAGATTACAATCAGCAGGAGATTGCAGACCGGCTTCACCTCTCGCGCCCGAAAGTATCTCGTATGCTAAAACAGGCCCGTCAACAGGGCATCGTACAGATTACGATTGCAACTCCCAACAGTAACTTTGTAGAGCTTGAACATGCATTGGAGGAAAAATTTGGATTAAAAGAGGTGGTCCTTGTCGAATCTGACTCGGAGATGTCTGCCGATATGATTAAGCGCCAGATCGGGGCCGCCGCCTCAAATTATCTAAATCGAACTGCCCAAAAAGACGATGTCATCGGGGTAACCTGGGGAACAACTCTGCAAGCTATGGTTGATTCAATGCAGCCCAAACCGGTTGAGAATCTTCATAT is a genomic window containing:
- a CDS encoding ThuA domain-containing protein → MKFYVRSVQAICLMAIALILFQACSNERPGDPKILVFSKTAGFHHQSIPAGIQAIRQLGVENGFEVDTTTNANMFTEDSLAQYSAVIFLSTTGDVLNHYQEADFERYIQSGGGYVGIHAAADTEYHWGWYGKMVGGYFLDHPGINDPHPNVQEGTVHVEDATHSSTEFLPEEWNRTDEWYSYKDFNEDVNVLLSLDEDSYQGGADMGFHPIAWYHNYDGGRVFYTGLGHTSESFTEDLFLQHLQAGIQYAIGENELLDFDEAKTERVPDENRFTKTQLVQGEFYEPTEMTVLPNLDVLIAQRRGEILFFSNEDSTVSRAGYLDVYHQSDAEGVNAEEGLMGIQADPNFEENNHVFVFYSPADTSVNRLSRFVFDGGKLDMESETTVLEFYSQRHICCHTGGSIAFDSDGLLYVSTGDNSTPFNQQNSQYVNNGFAPLDQREGYEQYNAMRSSGNPNDLRGKILRIRVNEDGSYEIPEGNLYPEGQEGTRPEIYVQGNRNPYRISVDQKTNDLYWGEVGPDANNDSLQTRGPKGYDEINQAREAGNFGWPMFVGDNYPYVRFDYATGESADPFDPENPVNDYEANTGRQELPPAQPAFIWYPYGTSSEFGDMGSGGRNAMAGPVYYADMYPEETRLPDYYDGKLFIYDWVRGWIKAVTMWPNGDFSKMEPFMPGTELNSLIDMELGPDGRLYLLEYGSGWFTKNPDAGLSRIDFNAGNRPPVVRDIIVDKSSGTLPLTVNVSADAADPEDTELTYVWNFGNGETAETSEPQAEATYNEVGDYSISVEVRDPHGLSGVGQPVSVYAGNAAPLVDIEIEGNSTFYFPDTPVSYSVSVNDPDDPEASEDLSNLYVSADYIEGSDMVQADQGHQVMADVNTARTMIENLNCQACHGIDSESIGPSYTAVADFYEDSSDVTSHLVNKIINGGSGVWGETVMPGHVNLSEEDAEMIVEWIQALNDEQAENQSLPAEGTIEPTLGKQATPNGLLILSASYTDQGGSNVKPLTGSTSVYLRNSTMSFEQASNLQEYTTMTFGGNFLMMVPEDRGSFSINDIDLTDIGAVSIIAGLQEPLAGDISFELRLNSPDGERIGEAIYEPGGEFQTPQGFLGYNLTFNLSSSIQGDETQDLYIVSQRENGAAGTFILSNIQFNPAQ
- a CDS encoding family 78 glycoside hydrolase catalytic domain, with translation MSVIRFGVSFILLSFLLQHSFTSAILFAQNANGVAVQDLTVEYFTNPVGIDDSNPRLSWKIESDQRNTHQTIYQVQVSNSSDFTDIIWDTGKMESDQSIHISYEGPELESRKRYYWRTRIWDNHGNQSDWSEPAFWEMGLLNESDWQTEWIEPGFEQDSTISPPSPMFRNEFELNGDIARARVYVTSHGVYEMLINGEKVGNQEFAPGWTSYHNRLQYQTYDVTELLNTGENAVGVMVGDGWYRGFLAWGDARNHYGKTLGVLAQIEVTYEDGSTEVIGTDESWRSSTGPILKSDIYNGETYDARLEKEGWTQSDYDDSDWSMVQIANHRKDHLVAPEAPPVRKIQSLKPIEILETPEGDTVVDFGQNLVGWVQIKAEGPRGTEIALEHAEVLDKDGNFYMANIRAAEQLNTYIMKGDGVEVWEPTFTFQGFRYVKVEGYPGELTLDDLTAVVLHSDMEPTGHFQTSNPLINQLQHNIVWGQKGNFLDIPTDCPQRDERLGWTGDIQVFASTSCLNMDASGFLTKWLRDVEADQNEDGSVPYVVPNVLGEQAAGASGWGDASVIVPWAVYQAYGDEQILETQYESMKGWVDFMKKRSAMDETTYLWNNNFTFGDWLSFNSTASDYPGAYTDKALISTAFFAHSTDLLARSARILGKDEDAREYESLFENIKEAFQHEYMTSSGRIMSNTQTAYLLALQFNLLTDEMESNAAEYLVSRINERGHLTTGFLGTPHLNPILTQYGHADQAYELMLRKEYPSWLYPVTRGATTIWERWDGIKPDSTFQNPGMNSFNHYAYGAIGEWLYKSVAGIDQKTAGYKEISIQPVIGGKLTHAKGVLQTMYGEIESSWNLNQENFEFIVEIPVNTKAYIVLPNAGMQQVAESGESLHRETDGVVNISERENSVEVEVGSGRYHFSYPAGKLASDLVNALNVSTPLEELMKNDQARSVLENYIPDMITGVAWNQYGSASLTDLAETYPDQLPPQTLNEIDAKLSTIEVGESGSIHADETLAILIANKETRELLISELPEWMNSPWLSQVMGYPLERANESLPDIIKVDEEKIAEIIAKISALAE